In Kineococcus rhizosphaerae, the genomic stretch CCATGTGCGTCAAGATGGGGACGAGATTACGGTCGTCATCGTCGCGAAGACCACGGATGAGGTGTTCTTCTACCACTTCGAAGAACGCCGAGTAGTACTTCATGCCAGCTTCTGGGTGCTGTCGGATGCCCCAGTAGAAGACCTCGCTCTGAGCTCGGGCGTAGGTCTCCTCGCTGAGATACCAACCCATCAGCTGGCGCAGCAAGGTAGCGGCGGCACGACCCAGCCCACATCCGGGCGCTACATGCCAAACGGAATCGCGGACCGCGTTTGCCATGTTCTCGAAGATGTCGTGAAAAAGCTCTTCCTTGGAGTCGTAGCAGTAGTGCAGCGTCGCCAACGAGGCGCCTGCTTCGGCGGCGATGCGGCGCGTGGTAGCCCCTTCGATACCTTTTTCGGCAATGACCTTTACCGCGGCGGTGACGAATTCCTTTCGCCGCTGCTCAGCGCTGGTGCGGGGCATGTTGATCCTTGATGGCTCCATGAATCCGGTCAGTTGAGACGTCAGCTTCCAACTGTAGCTTCATATTGTAAGGACCTCATCACTGGGCGGTCCATCCGCCATCGAGTGCCAGCGAGGTGCCAGTGACGAACGCTGCGGCGTCGCTGCAGAGGTAGAGGACGGCATCCGCTACCTCCTCCGGTTCAAGGAGCCGCTTGATCGAGGAGCGCGCAAGCATCACCTCGGCGATGACCGACTCCTCATCTAGGCCCAGCGCCTGGGCCTGGTCGGCAATCTGGCCCGTGACCAAGGGCGTGCGGACATAGCCGGGGGCGATGCAGTTCGAGGTCACCCCGTGAGGCCCGCTCTCCACCGCTAGAACTTTGGATAGGCCCTCAAGCCCGTGCTTGGCCGCGACGTAAGCAGACTTCAAGGCGGAGGCCCGGCGGCCATGGATGGAGGAGATGTGGATGAGGCGGCCCCAGCCTTTGGCGTACATGGAGGGTAGGACGCACTGCGCTAGCGCAAAGGGTGCGGTCACCATGACCGCCTGCATGCGTCGGAAGACGTCGAGGGGCAGCTGGTTGACCGAGGCGACCCGTTGAAGCCCCGCGCTGTTCACGAGGATGTCGGCCTCCAGGCGCAACCGGGACACGGCGTTGTCGTCGGCTAGGTCCACGGGTAGGACCTGTGCGTCCAGCGTAGCCGCGTGTGCCTCAAGCTGCAGACCCGGGAGGTCGAGGAGCGTCAGCGTGGCTCCGGCCGTGCGCAGAGCCGTGGCGCACGCGGCCCCGATGCCGCTCGCTGCCCCGGTGACCACGGCGTGCCGTCCACGTAGATCAAGATCTTTCACGATGGAGCTCCATCCAGTCAGGCGTCGGCAACAGTTCATCACGCAAGTAGGACGCTTGACCAGGATTGCCTGGTTGGCCGCAGCGTATTCAGCCTCACCTGAACGCAGTCGCCTCATGCATGGGTAGGCTTACCTAAACATCCCCGTGTGAACATTGTGTTATTTCGCCAGTCTTGTGCCGTCCACCCCCTTGACCCTCGGATGTATCGCTGCCTATCTTCTTGGTCAAGCGATCAAGTCGAAGGGGATGGATGCGCCGGCCCCAGGGCCCAGGACGCTGCTCTGACCACGCCTTGCCTCGCCCGGACCCATGATCAGTTCGAAGGACAGGTGCCTTCGCAGGCCTAAGGAGAGACCATGGCTGAGCTCACGACACTGCCCGGCAGCGCGACAGTCGACGACGTCGTTGAGGTGCTTGAACGCGATGGCGGCGTCATCGTCGCGGACCTGATCTCGCCTGAAGTCATGGACAAGATTTGGAATGAACTGTCCCCCTATCTGGAGGCCACGCCCGGCGGGTCCGGTGAGTTCGTGGGTCGTCAGACGCGCCGCACCTCCGGAATCATGGGCAAGTCGCCGAGCTCGGCCGCGCTGCTCACCGAACCACACCTGCTGGGTGCTGCCGAGAAGCTGCTGCGTAGCACGACCCGCTACTTCGTGGGCGATGAGCACCACGAGTCCGAAGGAAGTGTCCAGCTCTCAGCTACCCAGGCGATCTACATCGGCCCGGGTCAGAAGGCGCAGGCGCTACACCGCGACGACATGGTCCACCACCGGACCCACCCGGGACCTGAGAGCCAGGTCCAGACCCTCTACGCCGGCACCAACTACACCGCAGCCAACGGGGCGACCATGGTGGTCCCGGGAAGCCATCGGTGGGACGACGACCGACGTCCTGACCCCTCCGAAGCCGTCCCGGCCGAGATGACCCGGGGCTCTGGCCTCATCCACCTCGGATCGGTCTTCCACGGTGGGGGTACCAACATCACCACCGCCGAGTCGCGCCTGGCCATCTCGGTGTCCATCTGCCGCGGCTACCTGCGTCAGGAGGAGAATCAGTTCCTGGCCGTTCCGGCTGAGGTCGCGCAGAGCTACCCGGAGCAGGTTCAGCGACTGCTCGGCTGGAACGTGAACATCCCCTTCTGCGGCTGGTTCGAGATGGGCGACCCGCATGTCCTGCTTGAAGGTGACCTCAGCAACACCCGCAGCGCCACGGACCTCCTGCCGCGCTGAAGCGGCCCACCCAGATCGCCATCGCCCTCGGCATGGTGGTGGTCTGCCCCGAACTCAGAAAGGGCTGTGGATCTTTGCACACCATGCCCGTACCGGTCTCCATCGGTACACAAGGCGGGGTCGCACTCACCCGCGATAGCGACGCGCCTCCCTTCGTCCGGTGGATTGCGCACGTCCTGGCCCTCAACACGTGGGATTCGACTCGCTGCTCGCTGCTGCAAGGGCTGGTCGGCACCATCGCGGTGGCGACCGACTCTGACCAGCAGCGTGCCCTCATCACGGCGGCTGGGGGTCATATCCATGTAGGCGGGGGAGAGAGTCAGCCACCGAAGGCGACGATCGTCCTCTCGTTGGACTCTCGGGAAGTCTCAGAGAGGGTCCCGTCCACGGGCCAGCAGGATGTGATCAGCGTGGGCGAAGTCCTCATGCAACCGCCGCTACCAGATTGGGAGAACCTGACTGACTCATTCTGGACCCTGACGCGCCAGGTGCGCGGCTTGCCTGCACTCAGCCTGCAAGAGACGTCCTCTGGTTGTCGGATCAGGCTGGGGGAGGGACCAGGTGCGCCGTATGAGGTGCACGGTTCAGCGCGAGAACTCAGCCGTTTCCTGGCTGGTATGCGGTTCTTTCCCGAGGCCGTCTACGCCGGAGATTTGCAGATCCGCGGAACGTTCAGCCAGTTCTCCACGGTCTCCGGCGCTTCCTTGAAGGTGATGTTCGATGTCTGAGTATGAAGAGGTCAAAGACTGGCTAAGTGAGCGGGGGGTCCGGACCGTTCGCCTGGACACGATCAGCCTCGACGGTGTCGTTTCGGGCAAGTACGTCTCAGTTGCCAAGTTCCTCTCCGGCCTGAAGACCGGGTGGAGCTTTTGCGACGTGGCCTTCGGCGTGGACCTGGCCAACGTCCCCCAGTTGGGGTTCGATTACGGCAGCTGGCGTGGGGAGATGGCCGACGTCACTCTGCGGGGTGACAGCTCAACGCTGGCGCTCGACCCGCACCTTGTCGGTCTGGCCACCGTCTTGTGCGACCTGGTGGACCGTGACGGGGCACCGCTGCCGGTGTGTTCCCGCTCCGTCCTGCGCCGGCAGGTGCAGCATTTGACCAATCTCGGCTACAGCGCCAAAGCAGCGATTGAGATCGAGGCGACGGTCTTCGAAGAGTCCATCGACGAGGCCCGCCGTCTCGGATTCCAAGGGCTGCACCCGCTGGGGGGTTCGGCTGGCGCCTTGTACGTCATCGCCCGCCCCGTCGCCTTCACCCGCTATCTCGACGCGGTGACCGAACGCCTTGATGAGATGGGCATCGCTTGGGAGGGATGGTGCGA encodes the following:
- a CDS encoding TetR/AcrR family transcriptional regulator, whose protein sequence is MPRTSAEQRRKEFVTAAVKVIAEKGIEGATTRRIAAEAGASLATLHYCYDSKEELFHDIFENMANAVRDSVWHVAPGCGLGRAAATLLRQLMGWYLSEETYARAQSEVFYWGIRQHPEAGMKYYSAFFEVVEEHLIRGLRDDDDRNLVPILTHMVFAAADGLLPQWLAHGDPTATAVDIDTFAEAFERLTERRRP
- a CDS encoding SDR family oxidoreductase, coding for MKDLDLRGRHAVVTGAASGIGAACATALRTAGATLTLLDLPGLQLEAHAATLDAQVLPVDLADDNAVSRLRLEADILVNSAGLQRVASVNQLPLDVFRRMQAVMVTAPFALAQCVLPSMYAKGWGRLIHISSIHGRRASALKSAYVAAKHGLEGLSKVLAVESGPHGVTSNCIAPGYVRTPLVTGQIADQAQALGLDEESVIAEVMLARSSIKRLLEPEEVADAVLYLCSDAAAFVTGTSLALDGGWTAQ
- a CDS encoding phytanoyl-CoA dioxygenase family protein, whose amino-acid sequence is MAELTTLPGSATVDDVVEVLERDGGVIVADLISPEVMDKIWNELSPYLEATPGGSGEFVGRQTRRTSGIMGKSPSSAALLTEPHLLGAAEKLLRSTTRYFVGDEHHESEGSVQLSATQAIYIGPGQKAQALHRDDMVHHRTHPGPESQVQTLYAGTNYTAANGATMVVPGSHRWDDDRRPDPSEAVPAEMTRGSGLIHLGSVFHGGGTNITTAESRLAISVSICRGYLRQEENQFLAVPAEVAQSYPEQVQRLLGWNVNIPFCGWFEMGDPHVLLEGDLSNTRSATDLLPR